In Diorhabda carinulata isolate Delta chromosome 6, icDioCari1.1, whole genome shotgun sequence, a single genomic region encodes these proteins:
- the LOC130895720 gene encoding serine/threonine-protein phosphatase 2A 65 kDa regulatory subunit A beta isoform-like — protein sequence MSDESVLLSDLQTFKDSFYQAIREENVAGQVDMTKKLGILAEHLGQEITRTELLPFIQENIDFHDEILLNLSEQLKEFIPLVGGYEYSQPVLDLLRKICITDETVVREKSLETLKSIAKDLNSELTESLFLPLLETLANEDWFTSKCSAVALFPIVYSKVKEDKKEDVRHNFRLLSQDDSPIVRKAAAIGLVDLIPLLDKESIKNEFISVFDNIANDNMDSVRVHAIKAAIIICNRLTEIEIEDFIFKTLERLADSDSWKIRQVVAKNIAEIQEVIPFPKLRGKILAIFQKMLKNTEEEVRIMAVKNLIPYCKNLKKSYEYPNNYENNFESVVVQSIIPQISLLVVDTCIDVRLELAKHILKLSTVLSKQVFMEHVMPLVIDILELDTSVPVKANVLENLNDLPNDVDFAKSLPSIKNVMRTLIVYSQSHWRTRKGLLVTFMHIARFASKQYFSENVKIFFASLLGDPVFAVRRTAPIILPLLAKQYGMIWTDKQIIPYFKMFKKDSRYLYRYVPLFGINELLNPSVISDEEIKYLKSMEQYKEESTTAKLLWKLQCLLEKLKSKLGEKTFEDILSLNKSIDDFKTDTVFLYAGDTLTSLKEHYNQDLFACEKENMEIIDDWYLTGLVSLIYREFLELLLTLFDDKIVNVQIRSIFTLNKIKVFTDSLSKEFEEPWIKECLSSLSKENKEEIERQVDIELSVKCMDVEEENINTELMENIFSTNQIVSSNNELIFENSKMSAEVNIDVAINNKINVVKNSSDDSDNKIFSSGEENGNGALTEDVNSTMNTDSTEEYIADQTVSNLNDASTSGAGSNSIS from the exons GTGATTTACAAACATTTAAGGATAGTTTTTATCAGGCAATAAGAGAAGAAAATGTAGCG gGTCAAGTCGATATGACAAAGAAGCTGGGTATCTTAGCCGAGCACTTGGGTCAGGAAATAACAAGAACAGAACTTTTGCCGTTCATTCaagaaaacatcgattttcATGACGAAATTCTATTGAACCTTTCAGAACAACTGAAAGAATTTATACCATTAGTTGGAGGATACGAGTATTCACAACCGGTTCTTGATCTTCTGCGGAAGATCTGTATCACAGATGAAACAGTTGTTCGAGAAAAATCACTTGAAACGTTGAAGAGTATAGCTAAGGATTTGAACAGCGAACTTACAGAATCATTGTTTCTTCCCCTTTTAGAGACTTTGGCAAACGAAGATTGGTTCACTAGTAAATGTTCAGCTGTTGCACTTTTTCCA ATCGTATATTCGAAAgttaaagaagataaaaaagaagatgttCGACATAATTTCCGTTTACTGTCTCAAGACGATTCACCAATTGTTAGAAAAGCAGCTGCAATTGGTCTAGTTGATTTGATACCTTTATTAGACAAAGAAAGTATCAAAAATGAGTTCATATCAGTATTTGACAATATAGCAAATGATAATATG GACTCAGTTAGAGTTCATGCCATCAAAGCTGCAATTATTATCTGTAATAGATTaacagaaatagaaatagagGACTTCATTTTCAAGACTTTGGAACGTTTGGCAG atagCGATTCCTGGAAAATACGGCAAGTGGTGGCCAAGAACATAGCAGAAATTCAGGAAGTAATACCATTTCCAAAATTAAGAGGGAAAATATTAGctatctttcaaaaaatgttgaaaaacacCGAAGAGGAAGTGAGAATAATGGCAGTTAAAAACTTAATTCCTTACtgcaaaaatttgaagaaatccTATGAATACCCgaataattatgaaaacaacTTTGAATCTGTAGTTGTGCAAAGCATCATTCCGCAAATATCGCTTCTAGTAGTTGATACTTGTATCGACGTTAGGTTAGAATTGGCTAAGCACATATTGAAGTTAAGTACTGTGTTATCTAAGCAAGTTTTTATGGAACACGTAATGCCTTTGGTGATAGATATTTTAGAGTTAGATACGTCGGTACCTGTAAAAGCGAACGTTCTAGAAAACCTAAATGATCTTCCAAACGATGTAGATTTCGCAAAGTCTCTACCATCTATTAAAAACGTCATGAGGACTTTGATAGTGTATTCACAATCTCACTGGCGTACTAGGAAGGGATTGTTAGTGACATTCATGCATATAGCGCGCTTCGCATCAAAACAATACTTTTCGGAAAACGTGAAAATATTCTTCGCCAGCTTACTAGGAGATCCAGTATTCGCTGTCAGAAGAACTGCCCCTATTATACTACCTTTACTAGCTAAACAGTATGGAATGATTTGGACTGATAAGCAGATAATACCATactttaaaatgttcaaaaaagaTAGTAGATATCTGTATAGATACGTACCTTTATTTGGAATAAACGAATTATTGAACCCATCTGTAATTTCGGATGAAGAGATAAAATACTTGAAAAGCATGGAACAGTATAAAGAAGAAAGTACAACAGCTAAACTTTTATGGAAATTACAATGTTTGTTGGAAAAGTTGAAAAGTAAACTCGgggaaaaaacttttgaagatattttatctttaaacAAGAGCATAGATGATTTTAAAACTGATACAGTTTTTTTATACGCTGGCGACACGTTAACATCATTAAAAGAACACTACAACCAAGATCTTTTTGCatgtgaaaaagaaaatatggaaataatagaCGACTGGTATTTGACAGGTCTAGTTTCGCTAATCTATAGAGAATTCTTAGAGTTACTTTTAACTTTATTCGATGATAAAATTGTTAACGTGCAAATTAGATCTATATttacattgaataaaataaaagtttttacgGATAGTTTATCTAAAGAATTTGAAGAACCGTGGATAAAAGAATGTTTATCTTCACTcagtaaagaaaataaagaagaaatagagAGACAAGTCGATATCGAACTAAGTGTAAAATGTATGGATgtggaagaagaaaatataaatactgaaTTGATGGAAAATATCTTCAGTACCAATCAAATAGTGTCATCtaataatgaattgatattcgaaaattcaaaaatgagtGCAGAAGTTAATATAGATGTGgctattaataacaaaattaacgTTGTTAAAAATAGTTCAGATGATagtgataacaaaattttttctagcGGGGAAGAAAATGGAAATGGCGCTTTAACCGAAGATGTTAACAGTACAATGAATACAGATTCTACAGAAGAATATATAGCCGACCAAACTGTATCAAATTTGAATGATGCCAGTACATCTGGGGCAGGCAGTAATAGCATTTCATAA